In Rhodamnia argentea isolate NSW1041297 chromosome 4, ASM2092103v1, whole genome shotgun sequence, the following proteins share a genomic window:
- the LOC115736204 gene encoding 39S ribosomal protein L46, mitochondrial, with the protein MQRSLSSLVRPARGFSTKAEKIVASVLFERLPVVIPKIDPVVYAFQEFSFRWRQQYRRRYPDEFLDKSNARGKGDYQIDYVPAPRITEADKTNDRKSLQRGLDRRLYLLLYGNAYGSPAANPAWHFPEKVYESEETLRKCAESALESVLGDLSHTYFVGNAPMGHTVMQQTEDSVEVPSFKRFFFKSQVIATNKFNIRKCKDFVWVTKDELLEYFPDQAKFLNKMIIS; encoded by the exons ATGCAGCGGTCGTTGTCGTCGCTGGTCCGGCCAGCGCGAGGGTTTTCCACCAAGGCTGAGAAGATCGTCGCGTCTGTACTGTTCGAGAGATTGCCCGTCGTCATCCCTAAAATCGATCCTGTGGTCTACGCATTTCAGGAGTTCTC ATTTCGTTGGCGTCAGCAGTATCGGAGGAGATATCCAGATGAGTTTCTAGACAAGTCTAATGCAAG GGGAAAAGGTGATTACCAGATTGACTATGTACCAGCTCCTCGGATCACTGAAGCTGACAAAACAAATGACAGAAA GTCTTTACAAAGAGGGTTGGACAGAAGATTGTATCTTCTTCTTTATGGTaatgcgtacggttctccagctGCTAATCCTGCCTGGCATTTTcctgaaaaggtttatgaatctGAGGAGACATTGCGAAAG TGTGCAGAGTCAGCACTGGAATCTGTCTTAGGAGATCTCTCACATACATATTTTGTTGGAAATGCTCCTATGGGTCATACAGTCATGCAACAAACAGAAGATTCTGTGGAAGTGCCATCTTTTAAG cGATTCTTCTTTAAGTCTCAAGTTATTGCGACAAACAAGTTTAACATTCGAAAGTGCAAGGATTTTGTTTGGGTCACCAAGGATGAATTGCTGGAGTATTTCCCTGATCAAGCCAAATTCCTCAATAAGATGATCATTAGCTGA